The Chryseobacterium sp. G0186 genome includes the window ATAACGATGGTCCTCTCACATTCAAGAAATTTAATACAGATAATATTATGGATTACTACTCTCCATCTACAGATATTATCGCTAAGCAAACCTATAAATGGCAATGGGATATCTTAAAAAAAATGATTTAATTATGAAAATAATTGTTGTATGGATTTTACTGTCTTTCTTTAATTGTAGTGATGGTAATAAAGGAAAATCGGTTTCAAAACAAAATATAACATCATCCGTAAACACCAATTTACAAATGACAAAATTTGATATTGCTAAATATGAAGCGAATATAAAAAAAGATCCCTCTTATGAAGGATATGCTAAGGACAAAAATACGTATGTAAAACAATACCATGTTATCAAGGACGGATATGTTGAAGATACCTATACAAAAAGCATTGTACAGAATTATGTAGAAGAAGTCATTACCAATGATAGATTGAGGGATATATATACTTTCGACAACGCAGGTACATTGCAGTCTGTTAAACATTATTTCGGAAACAATTTAGAGATCGGAAAATGGGAGTTTTATCAGAATGGAAACCTGGTGAAAACAGAAGACAAGGATGAACATTATGCATTCGATCTGAAAAAAGTATTACAATATGGCAAGGATAAAAAAGTAGACTTTACCAAAACGGGAGAGATCTTAAAAACACAATCCAAAAAAGACAATGCCTATGTTTGGGAAATCAATTGGAATACAGGGAAAATAGCGGGTGACGGAGAATCTTATTTATTTAAAAAGGCAATCCTTAATGGAAATACAGGAGCTGAGCTAAGTATAACAGAGTATACTTTGAATCCGCTTGCACGATAACATAAAGTTCATTATTTGATTAAAATGATTGCCAATGAATAATATCACTACCCACTTAAAGTATTTTTCAAAATTATCCGCTGTATTTATTTTTAATGTATTAAAAATCTATGCAATTGGAGTTCTGTCAACCGTGATCACTTTGGTATTGGGGATTTATCTTTTATCCAATAGTTTAGGATCATCATTAGGACATAGTGGTGTCTTGGCATTCTTGGTGGCCACAGTAATGGCTAAACCGGTATCAGCCGGACTTTTCTATTTATTAATCATTGCTGCACCATTCTGTACTGTTATTTTTGCCACAAAATATGGAATGTCAAAGATCATCAGCAGGCTCATACAGGATCATTCAAAAACCATTGTAGTCCCTTTTATCGATAAGATTCTTGAAAAATTTCAGGCCAGTCAGCCGGTTGTGGTTCGTACAAGTGCAGATTATGCCTTGGCAAAGGTTAAACTTTTAAATGAATTCAAAAACAGTTCAGAGAATAATATCCTCAAACGTATTCTGGGGTATGCCTTACAAAAAGTGAAGTTTGATGAACTGAATCTGAGTGATGAAAATACCAACTTTTATGATATTATAAAAGCCACTCTGATTGAAAAGCTACATGAACTGGCAGAACCATCAGCCTTATTATTTTATATCTACATAGGGCTTCAGTGGCTGAGCTTAATCCTTATATATTTTTTGAATATATAAAAATAATGTTTTGATAACCATTATTGGTATTTTTTATGTTTGGGAAAAAGACATTTAAGATAAAAAAACACGGTTATTACTTCTCTAATTGAAGAATTAACTATCTTTATCATGTTTAGAATAAAATATTTAATTTTAGCAAAACAAAAGAGAGCCCCTTTTGATTCATAGATCATTAATGATGAAAAAAGTAGAGACTCCAGACATCAAATAATCTGAAAAAGATCATCAACAGAACGCAAATATATTAATATAAGAAAAATTATAAATGGGAGTACTAGTAACCAACGAAACAGTAAAACAACTATTTCATATTGCTCAGTCGATAGCGAAGGAAAATTATAATGCCACCTACGGAGGTCCGCATATTTTGCAGGCTTTAATGCATAAAGATATTGGTCTTAATGAATTTCTAAAAAATATAGATAAAGATCCTGGCTATTTCTACGAATGGGCAGATGTTCGTATTGAAGAATATCCTAAAACCAATCACCTCCCCGATGAGGTAAGTCCGGATGATGCCATAGATACCCTTATAGAAGAAGCAGATGATATCCGGTTAAAATTGGGACTGGATGAGGTAACTCCCATCTGTATCCTTACAGCCATCGTAAAACCTCAGGTTGTATTTTCGTTGCAGCAATTGAAGTCACTTCCATTGAGAGAGCATGATATTTTTAACCTGTATAGAAAAGATACACCTTTTGCAGTGTCAGAGAACGGGGATTTTGCATCATTATTTTCAAATAATGGCTCAGACTTTACAGATTCATCCTTTCCATCCATTAAAAGCTATTGTGTAGACAGAACAGCACAGGCCAGAAACGGAAATCTCGAAAATATCATCGGTAGAGATAAAGAACTGAGAATGTTGGTGGAAATTCTTTGCCGTAGAAGTAAACCGAATGTCATCATCATTGGAGAACCAGGCGTTGGAAAAACAGCCCTTGTAGAAGGGTTTGCCATTGAAATTACAAAAGGAAATGTTCCGGAAATGCTTAAAAATGGTACCCTTTTAGAATTGGACACCGGAGCATTGTTAGCAGGAACATCGTATAAAGGAGAAATAGAAGACCGTCTGAAAAAGGTGATCACAGAATGTAAGAAAATTGAAAAAGCAATTCTTTTCATTGATGAGATCCATACCCTGTTAGATCCAAAGGGAAGCATCGGAAACGTAGCCAATCTTCTGAAGCCGGAACTGGCCAGAGGTGAGATTACCGTAATCGGAGCAACCACTCAGGAAGAATACAGGAAGATTATTGAACCGGAACAGGCTTTTAACCGTCGTTTCGAAGTGCTGACAGTCAATGAACCGGATGAAAAAACCTGCGTGAAAATGATTGACGTTCTTCTTGATGGCTATAAAAAACACCACGGCATTGAAGTAGAGAAAACAGCTATTCCGGAATGTGTACGTTTGGCAAAAAGATATGCAAAAGGTAAAAAATTACCGGATGCTGCCATTGATTTGTTAGACAGAACGATGGCTGCCATCAAAATGTTGGATGAGCTTTCCGAAAAAGAACTTGCAAGCTGGAAAGAAAGTTATGATGCTATTTTAACAGAAGAATACCTCGATAATAAAGATCAGGCAGACGAAATGATCTGGACCTACAATTTATTGAGAGACAAAATAAGCCCTATTCTATGGGGATCACTCAGTGAGCAGCCTGACATTGATAATTCAATGCCAATAGATCAGATTCAGAAGATCATTGAAGATACGTATGCTGAACTTTTACAGCATGCTGCCAAGAAGAGAGAAAAAGTAGACCGTCTGGAATTGGCCGCTGTAATGGCTGCAAAAACCAATATTCCTATTGGAAAAATTCAGGCTCAGGAAAAAGAAAAGCTCCTGAATATGGAGTCGCTTCTATTAAATAGAGTCGTAGGTCAGGATCACGCACTGAAAATTCTTTCCGATGCTATTGTTGAAAACCGAAGTGGATTAAATAAACCGGGACAGCCTATCGGTTCGTTCTTCCTTTTGGGACCTACCGGAACAGGAAAAACAGAACTTGCAAAATCAATGGCAGAATTACTATTCAACGATGAAAAGGCAATGGTTCGTTTCGATATGTCGGAATTTAAGGAAGAACATTCAGCAGCATTGCTTTATGGAGCGCCTCCGGGATATGTAGGATATGAAGAAGGGGGAATGTTGGTCAACAAGATCAGACAGCAGCCGTATACCGTTGTTTTATTTGATGAAATTGAAAAAGCCCACCATTCTGTTTTTGATGTATTCCTTCAGATCATGGATGAAGGAAAGGTACATGATAAACTAGGAAAAGAAGGGGACTTCAGCAATGCATTGATTTTATTCACTTCCAATATCGGAAGCGAAGAAATTGTAAAACAGTTTGAAGAGGGAAAAATTCCTGAATCATCTTCATTGATGCAGATTATGTCAAATTCAGGAAGATTCAGACCAGAGTTTCTGGCCAGAATTACAGAAATTATTCCTTTTGCACCCATTACAGAATCTATTGCAGAAAGAATCTTCAATATCCAGTTGAAATCACTTCATACTTCATTAACAAGACTGGGGATTGCATTAAAAATTACAGATGATGCAGTAAGAAACCTTGCATTAGGTGGATTCAGCAGTAAATACGGAGCCAGACAAATTTCCGGAGTAATCCGTGCTCAGCTGGCAAGACCTATTTCCAAAATGATTGTAAGAGAAGAAGTAAAATCCGGACAGACTATTCATGTAGACTGGAATCAGGAAGAAGAAAAACTAAGCTGGAAAGTAGAGTAAATTAAAAAATGAAAAGGCTGACTGGCAACTCTGCTCTTTAGCCTTTTTACGATCAATACATTTAAGATGAAAACTATTGTCAAAAATATCTTTACAGGTATAATGCTTTTAGGAACTGTTGCCTTGGTAAACGGACAGTTTCTTGCAGCTTCAGATACCTCAGAGAGCAGCGTGAGGAAATATCAGGGAATCATTAACTCTAACAAGGATTTGGTTGAGTTTATTGAGCAGTTGCTCTTACAGAAAGGGCTTCCCAAGCATTTGAGAAACCTGGCCCTAATTGAATCCCACTTTAACAGGAATATTACCTCAGGAGCCGGAGCGGTAGGAGTCTGGCAGCTTATGACGGCACATGCCAACCAATATGGCCTTTCAGAGCAGAATCGTACCGATGTTTATAAAAGTACAAAGACTGCTGTAATTTCGCTGGCTAATCTTTATAAAAAGTACAATAACTGGGTAACAGTAGTAGCTGCCTACAACTGCGGAGAGGGGAATATTGCAAAAGCCATGCAGGCCGCAGGTTCTACGCAATACCATGAGTTCTCTCAGTATCTTCCGGGAGAGACGATAAACCACGTGAAGAAATATTTGAATGCATGCTATGCAACAGGAGAACTTCAGAGTGTGCTAAGCAATTATAATTCCTCCAGGATTAATAAAGTTTTCTTTGAAGAGGGAAACCGAAAAGTAACAAGTGCCGCTCTTTCCGAAACAGAAATTAATGCAGGATTCAGCCTGAAAGTCATTGCTGATGAACTTGATGTTGAGGTAGACAAAATTCTTGCCTGGAACCCGGGGATAACAGAAGAATTGCAGAGAAAAGGAGAAAGCACTTTTTATCTTCCTGTAGATCTGATGCCTGATTTTCTGCTAAGAAAAAATAAGATACTTACCCGATCTATAAAAGAAGGAAATAGTTTTCAACAGTAAATCTATTTATACCTAAAAAAATATGGCCGTACTTTTTAGTGACGGCTTTTTTTATTTTGTTAAAGCTTGCTAAATTCTATTAAAAAATCTTAATATTTCTCATTTGTGTGGAAAAAGTTTCTTTTTGTCAGTGCTTTGTGAATATTGTAAAGTGTTTATTATAAGGTGTTTTAAGGAGGTTGTTAAATCCAAAGTCGTAGAATTACTACAAAAAGTCGTAGAACTACTACAATTTTTCAGATTTATGTTTAAAAGTTTTTTTTACCAAAAAAGAGCCTCTATATTTGCTACACAATCACTGAATCACAAAATATTATTAACGATTAAAATTTACAAATCATGGCAGAAAGAAATTCAAGAGGAATCTTAAAATTCAACAACGGAGAAGGACAGAAATTATTAAAAATGAACTACAGTGTAGCAAGAGCTACAGACGTTTCAGGACGTGTAGCATCAGATCCTTCTAACGCATTAATCAAGGTTACAGTAGAAGCTACTGAAAAATCTGACATCCTTGAAAGCTTACTGAATGGAAAATATAAGCCTACAGTAGGAGAAATTACTTTCAACAAATCTCACGAAGAGGGAACACTAATCACTTTGAACTGGCAAAACGGTTACGTAATTCAGCACGAAGTAGATTTCGATGCAGTTGACAGCAACAGTATGCTCATCAGTTTTGTAGTAAGTGCTGAAACAATTGACTACGGTACTTCTCAATACGCTGGACTGTGGCCTTCATCAGGTAAATAAGCCTATTCATCATCTTAGTAAAAATAAAATTGGTACAGGACAGTGCACTCGAAAGAGTATGCTGTTCTGTTTTTTCATATAAGGGAATAAAGAAATTGCTGCCTTAGAGAAAGACCATGAGACCAACCTTATATTTTTTGATTCTGTATATGCTGTTCTTCAGCAGTTTATTTAATATTTAACTTAAACACAAAACGCTATGTTTCAGGATGACAAAACAATTAAAGTAGAAAGCCCAAGGAATGATATAAAAGAAGGACAACAGGGAGTAAGCACTGCACAAGGAGCAAATATGTTTATGAACCAAACCCTGGTTCCCAATAATCCCTCCATCACTGAAAATAAAGTGTGGGCGAAACAGCCGACCTCAAAAATACATAATGCTGAAGCCATTGCTGAAAGTTTTATTGCAGGAATCAATCGTGTGGTAAAATTAGATGTGGTAGTTGAAGGGCAGATTATCAAGCACTTTAAACATTTTAAATTGGTGCAGAGTGCAGCTAAACACCATGAGTTTAGTCTGACATTGGCACACGATACATTGGGAAGTGCTGAAAACCATAATTTACAAGAAGCACAGAACTTCCTGGGAAAACGTATCACAGTAGTCTTCAAATATAAAGATATTGATAAAGGAGCTGAGCGTAATTTTGTAGGAGTCGTTACAGAAGTTGGATTCAGTCAGGAAAAAGGAAGTCTTGGGAATATTGTCCTTAAGGGCTATAGTCCTACCGTACTTTTAGATGCAGCCCCTCATATCCAGAGTTTTGGAGGAAGCCAGCCGGTTAGTCTGAACAGTATTGCTGATCATGTGATCAGAGAAGGACTTGGCCAAAATAAGTTTGACTTCAGGGTAGATGCCCAGCATGGAAATGTTTCCTATAGCTCGCAATATGAAGAAACCCATTATAACTATCTTGCCAGAATGGCTGAAGCATATGGTGAACAGTTTTACTACGACGGGGAAGTTCTTCATTTTGGAAAGCTGCCGCCTCAGGAAAAACCTGTGAAACTGACCTACGGAAGCAGTGTGAGTGATATTGCTATCAAAATGAAAGCGCAGCATGTAAGCCCTTCTTTTTATGGATATAACAGTAGCAAACACGAGAAACTGACTACCGGAAGTTCCAAGATCAACCATACCTCAGATATTGCAAGACGTGCCTACGAAATATCAGAAAAAACCTTTACCACGCCATCTTTAAGAGTAGCCCCGATAAAAGCATCATCTTTTATGGATATTGATGCCTCACAGAAAGGAACTGCCGGAAGTAAGGCGTCAGAGGTTTTTATCACCTCAGGAACAACTACCGTTCCTTTCCTGTATCCGGGATGTACCGCAGATATTGAAATGCGTAAGTCTGAAAGTAATGAAACTTCTTATTTCACTAAGCTGATGATCATGGAAGTTACCCATGAAGTGGATGCAAGAGGATATTATGATGGTAAGTTTGAAGCCATTGCGGCAGATACAGGATTTATTCCGCGTCCTGAATTTGAACAGCCAAGAGCTGAAGCCCAGTTTGCAAAAGTAATTTCCAATACAGACCCACAAAATCAGGGACGGGTTCAGGTACAGTTTGACTGGCAAAATGGCCCGGATATTACAGAATTTATCCGTGTTATGTCTCCTGATGCCGGAAGCAGTGATAAGGTAAGTAAAAACCGTGGTTTCATGTCTATTCCTGAAGTAGGCGACCAGGTTATCATTAACTTCGTACATCAGCATCCTGATCGTCCGTTTGTAATGGGAGGAATGTTTCATGGGAATATAGGTGCCGGAGGAGGTGCCGGAAATAATGTAATGAGCTTTAGCGGAAGAAGCGGAGCCGAACTAAAATATGACAATGGTGCAGGGTCCATGAATCTTAAAGATCAGGGCGGAGCCAATATGTTTTTTGACGGGGCTGGAAATGTTGTACACAATGCCAATAATGACAGTACTAAAACCGTTGGTAATGATAAAACCGATAAAATTGGTAATAATAAGAAATTAGAAGTTGGTTGTGATCACATTGCAGATGTTGGAAATACTCATAAAGTAGCGGTAGGAGGCAAGAATAGTGTATTTACAATGGATAATACAGGAACTATTGATTTAACAGGAACTAAAAAAATTACAATTAAAGTAGGAGATAGTAAAATTGAGATTACAGGTTCTAAAATTATGATTACAAGTACTGAAGTGGAAATAAAAGGAAGCGGATCTTCTCAAGCAATATTTAATGGTAGCACAACAATCTCTGGAAGTCAAATCATAGAAAACTAAGAATAAACATTGGAAGTACATAAATATTATATAAAAAAGACAGATACGTTAGTTTCAATAGCTCAGGAACTTGGACTATCAGCTTCTGATCTGAAGGAATTTCATAACAAAAATTCAAAGCCGCATGAATGGATAAAAGTAGACAATACTTTGCCTGTCTGGTCAGAATATATCATGATCCCGGATTCTGTTGAGGTACTTAAAAGAAAACAAGAAGATTTACTATCTCCTGAAAAAATTATTCTTAAACAAAAGGTAATTGCAGAAAGCAAATATACCATTCTGCAAAAGATAGATATGCAGGTTTCTGGTAACAGTATGGTTGACTCAGAAACAGAAATAGTTTGGGAATGCAGTAAAAATAAAAATGAAGAAAGTTTCCATATTGACATCAAGCAGAAATCGCATCAGGTAAAATATATCAAATCTATTTATCGCCAGCTTGCAGAATATATGCAGAAATTCAACAGACCCATGGAACATCTTATCATAGAACTTTTTTCTGATGGGAATATAAAAGCAGTTCTTAACCAGAATGAAATTAAAGAAACCTGGAATATTCTGAAAACTGAACTGGAACCAGAACTGGGAGATACAATTGAAGAAAAAACAATGATAGAAGGAGGAGATAAGGATTTTAGCAATACCCTCCCTCTAATAAAAAATAACATTCTCTATTGCCTTTTTCTAAAGGATGTCTACGGTGAATACTTAGAATTAAACCAGTTTATTGAAACAGGAAAACAAGAATATTCATCACAGCTTTTTGGCAACGAAAAGGTTTTTTTAAATGTAAAACGTAAGGTTGAAAAAGATAGCGGAATAGCAATAATAAAATTTTATGCCGAATCGGATTCCGATAAAAATGGGCATTTGAGAGAGATTTATAATACTAAATTAAAAGACTTTTTACAGGCACATTATGAATATTCCCTTACCTGGTCTGTAGAATATCACATAGACATAGAAAAAGGAAAGATGATTTTGTGTCGTTCCAAGATTAAAGAACAGGCAAACAGCAAATACAGTCACTTGATGGAACATGAAATAGTGTTAAATTAAAAATTGAACAACAATGAGTAAATTATATGTGCCAGACGGAGCTTGGTTGGTATGTTCCAAGGGAATGAAAAAACAACAAATAAAAGTTACAAGCCAAAGTACGGTAACAATTGCTGGAGGATATCTTAAAGCAACCGTAGATGATCGTCCGGGTGGAAATTTCATTTGTGGTAAAATGATGCTTTTTGGAGCAGTTGCAGGGCTTGTTGTGGGGGCTGCTTTTGTTGTGGGAACCGTTGCTACAGGAGGTGCTCTAGCCATTGGAGCAGGAGCGACTATCGCTGCCGCCGCTGCCGGTGGGGCTGCACTTGGAGGAATTGCCGCATTAGTTCCTTCAATATGTGGAATGTTACTGAAAGACTGGACTCCTTACGATAAAGATGTATTGACTGTTGGCAAAAATCCTTTATTGGAAAGCTCACAAATCCCATGTCGTTTTGGAGGAAATGTCATTATTTTATACTCCGAAAAGGCAGCAGATGAAATGACCGATGTAATTATTGGTGATACTGCAATCGGAGTACTAGGAACCATTGCTTTTGGATATATTATGGGACCTGCAATGAAGGCACTGGGTACAGCAGCCGGAACTGCACATGTTCTATATAAGACATTTGGATTTATAGCCTCAAGAAATTATGTTTCTGGGGTAGTTGGAGCCGGAATAGTTGCTTATAGTGGAAATGAGGTTCTAAATAAAGGAAAAGAATATCTTTATGATCAGGTTCCGCTTCCAGGTACAGAAAGAACTTATGGAGACTATGTAAAAGGGTTCGATACCGATGTGGAAAAATTAAAAGATGCCGGACTTCAAAAGCAACCCGATAGCCAATACAAATCTCCTACTGACTTAGCAAATGATATGGGATCAGCTTCTGACATGGGGCAAAAGGCTGTGGGAGACAGGACTTCATCATTTGAACAGCATAGGACCACACGTTTTGTTAGATTGGATGATATTGTAGAGACAGGTTCAACCAGTAATGCAACATATGGAAGAATTCCCAATTCTATTGAAGGAAGAGCACCTGTAATACAACCAGAACGTCCCGTTGTCATTAATCAGGATTATGGAGGAAGATACCAGGAAGGCTATTGGGCTCAGACTACCAATAATACACAATACGATCGATTGAAAGCTTCAGATGCCTTAAGAACAGGAGGGAGTGCTGCCTTACATTTTGGAAAAGATCAGATTAGCAGACCTGGATTTGATAAAGATGGTACCAAAGGAGGAGGTCTGTATTTTGGTCTGATCCAGGATATGGGAAAAGCGGTCAGCAACTTTCTATTGGAGGGGCAGGCAAAAGATGTACTTGAAGCAATGCAGAACGAAGAGGCGGCAGCAAGAAAAAGTATAACAGTATTGGCAGGAAGAGACTAAAATTCATGAAAGAGATTTCTCGTAAATTAATCGTTATATTTTCAGGTGTATGGCTCATTTATTTTTTTTATTCAATAGGAGTGTCAATTTATGATGCTAATCATGTAAAAAGAACAGATTGGTCAGAGGCAAGAAATATCAGTTCAAATTACAACGGATATAAAGCAACAATAGTTACTTCTGCGTTTCAGAAAGGTAATGTGAAAATAGAAAGGAGCTACGGATATTTTACTCAAGGATTGAGCGTTTTTCTATGGAAAATTGACAAGGAAGCCCCCGTTTTGGATATTTCTTTTTATGTGAAAGATGCCGATTTTAGGAATGTTAAAAGTAATACACCCTCTTATCGGAATCTGTTATTTTCTGACAAGAAAAAGGTCAGTCCCGTTGCTTTTTTTGGATTAAGAAAAATAGGAGAATCTCCATCCGCAATCCTGCTGTTTCTGGATTTGTGGAAATATAATTACTCACTTGGAATTTCATTATTGATCATGTTTTTACCCATACCATTGGTAATAATTATAAAAAAAATCTTTAACCATAAGAATTTTGAACTGGAAGAAATGTATAATATAAAAGGGCATAAAAGGATAAATCAAATATTTATTTTATTTTTAGCTACTTTATTTCTCAGATTTTTGGTTTAATAAAATAATATGAAAAAATTGATTCTTGTAATAATAGGGATTATTGCCATTTTGGGCGTAATCGTTATCGCTAAAAATAATTATGTTTTCTCGTTTGGAGATACAGAACGAATAGATAAAGGTTGGAAAGCATATGAAAATAAGGAATATAGTTTTGCAATTACACAATTTGTAACTGTAGATTTCAAAAAGCATCCTGAAGTGGTAATGCCATTAGCAGATTCATACCTGGAAATTGGAGAGCCTTACAATGCCATTCAATATCTGGAACCTGCCTACAAAAGCAAGGATTACCATTCAGCTGATCTTTCAAAAATTACAAATATGCTAGGAATTGCCTATACCAAAAGTGGTGATTACAAAAAAGCCAGAACTTTCCTGGAGGAATCAATTAAGCTCGGGAATTCCAATAGCCAGCAGAATCTTCAGATCCTGGAATCTCTGGAACAAAATCAAAATAAATAGAATATTTTAACATTATATATCTCTTAGTAGTGTAATAGATGTTGTTTTATTGCTAATTTTCAATTATTGTTAAAATATTCATTAATAAAGAATTGTAGTGGTGTTTAAGTCTACTTGTCGTAGAATTACGACATGAAATCGTAGAACTACTACAATTTTTCAGATTTACTCTCAAAAGCTTTTTTTTCATTTGCAACGGGTTTATCTTTGTTCTATAATTATTGAATAACAAATATTATTAACGACTAAAATTTACAATCATGGCAGAAAGAAACTCAAGAGGAATCTTAAAATTTAACGGAGGTGAAGGACAAAAACTATTAAAGATGAACTACAGCGTATCCAGATCTACAGATGTATCAGGACGTGTAGCATCAGATCCTTCTAATGCATTAATCAAGGTTACAGTAGAAGCTACTGAAAAATCTGACATCCTTGAAAGCTTATTGAACGGAAAATATAAGCCTACAAAAGGAGAAATCACTTTCAACAAATCTCACGAAGAAGGAACATTAATTACCTTGAACTGGGAAAACGGATATGTGATTCAGCACGAAGTAGATTTCGATGCAGTTGATAGCAACAGTATGCTAATCAGTTTCGTAATCAGTGCTGAAACAATTGACTACGGTACTTCTCAGTACGCTGGACTTTGGCCATCATCTGGTAAATAAGCCCGTACAACTTAAAAACAAATCAAAACAGTATACTCATTGGAGTATACTGTTTTATTTTTGCAAAAAAACAATTAAAAACTAAACAAAATGTTCAGACAAATTCTGCTTACTCTTACTTTTACAATCTCTTTTATTTCCCTGCATGCACAGAATAGTTCCACTTTATATAAAGGAATGGTTAACGGAAAAATGCCTGTAACCTTATTTTTACAAAGTGTAGAAAATGGCTGTGGGGGAGATCCTTATTATAATGCAATGTATCGTTATGAAAAAGTAAGCAACTGGCTGCAGTTGAGCGTTACAGAAGGAGTAAAACAGCAGTTTGCAATGGTAGAAGAAGGCTTTACGGGATTAATGATTTTAAAAAAAGAAGGAGACGTGATGAGTGGAACATGGATAAGCCCTGATGGTAAAAAACAAATTCCTGTGGAGTTGAAAAAAGCGACTATCAGCAAAAAAGATATGGAAAGCTATGAGGACAGAATGGAAAAACTTAACTATGAAAACCATGATTGCTAAACGAGATTGTTAGATGTTAGAACTGAAACCTTTAATCTAAATGAGGGAGTGCCATATCTAATATTTCAAAATCTTATCCCTCGAAACGCTTCTTACAAATAGTAACTTATTCTCCTATTTTCTTATATTTGTTCATTATAGATACTATGGACGCAACACAAGATAAAAGGCTGTTTCTCATCGATGCCTATGCGATGATTTTCAGAGGATATTACGCACTGATCAGAAATCCAAGATTAACCAGTACAGGACTGGATACCTCTGCTATTTTTGGTTTTACCAACTCCTTGATTGAATTGATCAGAAGAGAAAAACCAAGTCATTTAGCGGTGGTTTTTGATGTGGGTAGAGCAAGCGTAAGAACTGATGATTATGCAGATTATAAAGCCAACAGAAGTGAAACTCCTGAAGCAATCAAAATTGCTGTTCCATACATTCACAGAATTCTGGAAGGAATGCATATTCCAATTCTAGGAGTAGAAGGATATGAAGCCGATGATGTAATAGGTACTATCGCCTGCAAAGCAGAAAAAGAGGGATATACTACTTTTATGGTAACTCCGGATAAAGACTTTGCACAGCTGGTTACAGACAAAATAAAGATTTATAAGCCAGCTTTAAAAGGTGGAGATATAGAAATTCTTGGAGTAGATGAAGTAAAGGCAAAATATGAAATTGAAGACCCTAAGCAGGTGATAGATTATTTGGCCATGATGGGGGATGCCGTAGATAATATTCCGGGATTGGATGGAGTAGGCGAAAAGACTGCTATGAAGTTCCTAAAAGAATTCGGAAACATAGAAAATCTATTGGCCAATACCGATAAGCTGAAAGGAAAACTTAAAGAAAAAGTAGAAGCTTCTGCAGAACGTGGAATTCTTTCCAAAAA containing:
- a CDS encoding LysM peptidoglycan-binding domain-containing protein, which translates into the protein MEVHKYYIKKTDTLVSIAQELGLSASDLKEFHNKNSKPHEWIKVDNTLPVWSEYIMIPDSVEVLKRKQEDLLSPEKIILKQKVIAESKYTILQKIDMQVSGNSMVDSETEIVWECSKNKNEESFHIDIKQKSHQVKYIKSIYRQLAEYMQKFNRPMEHLIIELFSDGNIKAVLNQNEIKETWNILKTELEPELGDTIEEKTMIEGGDKDFSNTLPLIKNNILYCLFLKDVYGEYLELNQFIETGKQEYSSQLFGNEKVFLNVKRKVEKDSGIAIIKFYAESDSDKNGHLREIYNTKLKDFLQAHYEYSLTWSVEYHIDIEKGKMILCRSKIKEQANSKYSHLMEHEIVLN
- a CDS encoding PAAR-like protein, whose protein sequence is MSKLYVPDGAWLVCSKGMKKQQIKVTSQSTVTIAGGYLKATVDDRPGGNFICGKMMLFGAVAGLVVGAAFVVGTVATGGALAIGAGATIAAAAAGGAALGGIAALVPSICGMLLKDWTPYDKDVLTVGKNPLLESSQIPCRFGGNVIILYSEKAADEMTDVIIGDTAIGVLGTIAFGYIMGPAMKALGTAAGTAHVLYKTFGFIASRNYVSGVVGAGIVAYSGNEVLNKGKEYLYDQVPLPGTERTYGDYVKGFDTDVEKLKDAGLQKQPDSQYKSPTDLANDMGSASDMGQKAVGDRTSSFEQHRTTRFVRLDDIVETGSTSNATYGRIPNSIEGRAPVIQPERPVVINQDYGGRYQEGYWAQTTNNTQYDRLKASDALRTGGSAALHFGKDQISRPGFDKDGTKGGGLYFGLIQDMGKAVSNFLLEGQAKDVLEAMQNEEAAARKSITVLAGRD
- a CDS encoding tetratricopeptide repeat protein: MKKLILVIIGIIAILGVIVIAKNNYVFSFGDTERIDKGWKAYENKEYSFAITQFVTVDFKKHPEVVMPLADSYLEIGEPYNAIQYLEPAYKSKDYHSADLSKITNMLGIAYTKSGDYKKARTFLEESIKLGNSNSQQNLQILESLEQNQNK
- the tssD gene encoding type VI secretion system tube protein TssD; translated protein: MAERNSRGILKFNGGEGQKLLKMNYSVSRSTDVSGRVASDPSNALIKVTVEATEKSDILESLLNGKYKPTKGEITFNKSHEEGTLITLNWENGYVIQHEVDFDAVDSNSMLISFVISAETIDYGTSQYAGLWPSSGK